A single region of the Coregonus clupeaformis isolate EN_2021a unplaced genomic scaffold, ASM2061545v1 scaf0069, whole genome shotgun sequence genome encodes:
- the LOC121556172 gene encoding proto-oncogene c-Fos-like, with protein sequence MYPDSSPDYDDSSSSSRSTSSSCSASPTGDVARCSQRSPDSPTNASSMDSSMSQDVCGEIDSPWQSPFVPTVTAISTSMDLHWMVQPTTDITSASVSPFSCSSPSPSSSSSSSSSFSSSPSSGRAKLSRAHGATQSSSRVEGSKEQSTCKKGKKQPLSEEDERRKIRRERNKVAAAKCRNRRRELTDTLQAETDQLEGDKEALQTEIGHLLKEKERLEQILSTHQPACKLAAAEDDVENEINDDIEGMLQDTADSAQLLSILENSDKLQLPEGSATAVTVSKGPLRHEMDSVPVPSISISASAILGNSNILLCSSAEEEPMEDLDFDQRDLQDLVPSLELAVAPETAPSVPDIDLLGGPFCLSDWETLYKSVANDLEPLCNPTMMSSSDTPTCSSYRSVFSFNYSEVDHMAEDEGCCESSEGLKGVVGGSSDLINGNLNSPTLLAL encoded by the exons ATGTATCCGGACTCGAGCCCAGACTACGACGACTCCTCGAGCTCGTCTCGCAGCACGAGCAGCAGCTGCTCAGCATCGCCTACCGGAGACGTCGCCCGGTGCAGCCAGCGATCTCCAGACTCACCCACGAACGCATCGTCAATGGACAGCAGCATGTCGCAG GATGTCTGTGGTGAAATAGACTCTCCATGGCAGTCTCCATTTGTTCCAACGGTCACTGCAATCTCAACCTCCATGGATCTGCACTGGATGGTCCAACCGACCACTGACATCACATCAGCATCAGTCTCGCccttctcctgctcctccccctccccctcctcc tcctcctcctcctcctcctccttctcctcctccccctccagtgGACGTGCAAAGCTTAGCAGAGCGCATGGCGCAACCCAATCGTCTTCCAGAGTGGAAGGCAGCAAGGAACAATCCACCTGCAAGAAAGGGAAAAAACAG CCTTTATcagaagaggatgagaggaggaagatcaggagagagaggaataaAGTCGCCGCAGCCAAGTGTCGCAACAGACGGCGGGAGCTCACCGACACCCTGCAAGCC GAAACTGATCAGCTGGAGGGGGACAAAGAGGCCTTGCAGACAGAGATAGGCCACCtcctgaaagagaaagagagactggaACAGATCCTATCCACCCACCAACCAGCCTGCAAACTAGCCGCCGCTGAGGACGATGTCGAAAATGAGATCAACGATGACATTGAAGGCATGCTACAAGACACCGCAGATTCTGCCCAGCTGCTCTCCATCTTGGAGAACTCAGACAAACTCCAACTCCCAGAAGGCAGTGCGACAGCAGTGACTGTGTCCAAGGGCCCCTTACGCCATGAAATGGACTCCGTCCCCGTGCCAAGCATCTCCATCTCTGCCTCGGCCATCTTGGGTAACTCCAACATCCTACTGTGCTCCAGTGCTGAGGAAGAACCCATGGAGGACCTAGACTTCGACCAACGTGACCTACAGGACCTGGTCCCCAGCCTGGAGCTGGCTGTGGCCCCTGAGACCGCCCCATCCGTTCCTGACATCGACCTCCTCGGGGGCCCCTTCTGCCTGTCAGACTGGGAGACCCTGTACAAGTCTGTGGCCAACGATCTGGAGCCCCTCTGCAACCCCACAATGATGTCTTCCAGTGACACTCCTACGTGTAGCAGTTACCGCTCTGTGTTTTCCTTCAATTACTCAGAGGTAGACCATATGGCTGAGGATGAGGGGTGTTGTGAGAGCTCCGAGGGCCTCAAAGGAGTTGTTGGTGGTAGTTCTGATTTGATTAACGGTAATCTCAACTCTCCCACTCTGTTGGCCTTGTGA